From Triticum aestivum cultivar Chinese Spring chromosome 7B, IWGSC CS RefSeq v2.1, whole genome shotgun sequence:
AAACTTGTCAACCTTTGTTGGTCGGAACTGGAGTCAGATAACCAAGATGCACAACCACTAATGGAGCTACGTGCTATGAAAATGGGCCATGGCCCAGAGACAATTAGTAAATTGGGCTATGAGGACAAAAATAGTGGCCTTCCTTCATACCGGCCCGCCCAACTTTGGCTATGTCGCTCCACCACTGCACACAACCACGTTGTCTGCTCGTTGGACAATGCCATTAAGACAAACCCATAGAAGAAAAAATAAGACCGCGAGAACTAGACCGGGAACACACAATCTTCACACACCTCCCCCATAATCAAACCCTAATTTTTATCCTAACCCTACCTCCATCGACGCACTGCATCCTCTCCCCCTCCGTCTTCGGAGCAACATACGGAATGTGTGAACATAGTGGTATAACTgcatttattgatcaaattcttaaACGGTTatttagttttgaaaaatataataatTAATTTCTACTTCTTTTAGGGGGGATTATTTATTTTTTTTGAGAAACTTTAGGTGGATTAATTAATTTCTACTCCTATTTTGCTCTTTTTTTTTAGGGAATACTCCTATTTTGCTCGGTCTGCATTGTTTTGCAGGTCCATCTTCTCGGCCCGCACCCCGTTCTCTTTCTTGAGCATTCAGCCTTTTCTTCTGGTTCTTAACGGCCCGTTTCTTCTGCGGGCGGCTGAGCCGTGTCGTGCTGATCGATGTGCAGGCCCGGGGCCCCAGACTTCCCATCGCCCCGTGTCCGTCCGTCCGTGCATGCGGCCGGCGGCGCCCTGATCGATCGGCTGGCGCCACCAACGGGTGAAGGCGGGGAGGCTGCGCCACCGCCCGGAGCAGCCCGGCCGCCGTGCAGGCCACCAGCGACGACACCGCGGCCATCAAGTTGTAaccccccttccttctccccctctcccaaAGCGATGCGGTGGTTTTTGTGATGTGTAGTGCGGGCGTGCGGCTGTTCGTTGGGGCGCTTCATGTGTTCGCTGATAATCGCGTTTTCtgtcgcattgtttcatcataagCATGTACTAGCACGAGGCGGTATTCTCTTTTTAGGAGGAAGACGAAGCAGGCTGGCTTGTTGGTCCGATTTTCATATGAAACCGGAGACGTGCCTCCCCTTGCGTTCGTTCCTTGTCCGGAGATAGCCGGAGTCTTATAGAAGTTATAAAACCCTCGTCCGCCGCAAGAAGCACCCACCAGATCCCCAAATCCTGCCTCAATGACCAGCAAACCCGTCCCTGCCCTACACCAGGCCGCCTCCTGCGACAGcgacagccggagcagcagcagcagcagcaatgggGATGGCATCCGCACTTTTGGTCCAAGGGACGTCAAGAACCAATTCCACATATACGAAATCAAAGATGAGATCCGAGTACTTCTTGCCAAGGTCGACAAGATCCACGGCCGGCTGCAGCTCGACGAGGGTTTACTACTGGACAAGGGGTTTTGCTTCGGCCTTCTGGACCCCGCCACCAACATCCTCATCAACAGCGCCATCTCCCAAGCATGTTGTGCTGCCACGCCAACTAAACAAGTGTGTCCTGCTGCCCCGCCGGCGGtagaacgacgacgacgaagaggaggagAGCAGGATTTAGACCTTAACAAGCTCGACGGCCTCGTCGCCTTCCTGACCTGCCTCTTCCCCTACCTCCCCGACGCGGAGGCCTGGCTGTACCTTGACGCCGCGGAGGCGGACCCCTTTGTGGCCTCGCTCCACGTCATCGGCAGACGCGGGATGCGGGAGTTTAACTTCAGCTCCGAGACCACCGAGGCAGCGGTCGAGGCCGCCCTCAGATGTGCGGCGGTTGCCGCCAAGCACCCGGACCCGCAGGGGCTCGTGCAGGGGTGGAAGCTGCTTTCGCCTGCCGTGGAAGCTTTCCGCTCCGCGCCATCGCAGAGGAGGCAGCACGACGACATAGTCCTTCGCGCAGAGAAGCTCTTGAAGGCCAATGGGGCATCCGATCCTGTCCTCCAGCTGAAAAAAACCTGGGAACTCGCGAGGAGGCGGCTTATAGAAGCAAATGCCAAATTTTGTGCAGAACCCAGGGAGCTGCCTCCTGCCCGGGCGCCCATGAAGCGAATGCTCCTTGCGATGATCCATGGATTCTACCTGGAGGCGATGGGCAGGCTGCCCACGGCCGAGCTGCGCAATCAGTATCACCAGAGCATGATCTGGGGTGGCTACTGCTATGGTCTGCTGTCTCTAATATCATTGTCAACACCATCTGGTGCGAGCAAAACTTCCCACAAAGCAAACAATTTCCGTTAACCATGATCAGCACCAAGTTGCTGTGGCGGATTGCAGCGCAGTCACTCTACGGCCTCATATCCTTCCTGTGCACTCGATACCGGGGTCTCACTCCCGACCTAGCCATGCAACGCCTGCTGGTGGCCGGGGCCGACTTGCGAGCTGCTGATCCCAGACTTTCTACTACGCCCAGTGCTACCGGAGAAACGCGTCTAAACTTTTCTGGTTGTGGTCAGGTTCTCAACATTCCTGACCCTTCTCTTACTCAGTGCTCCGCGGTTGAAGACAGCATCCCGTCTGCTAGTGTTCCTGAAGCATATACGGCCGCGGCCACCGCGGCACGTCACTGCCACCCTCTTGCACACAAAGAGTTCCTGGCATCACTGAGTGGGGTGAGTAAACCCGCCGAGTTTGACTCAGAGGTGTCAGTGGATGGTCTGAGcgagtctctctcaaaagtgttGCACATGCGGGATGGTGTCCCACTATCCTCTCAGGATCTTAGTTTGCTTTGCAAGATATTAGATAGGTATCCCTCCTCTGCTCGCCAGCAACGGGATCTAGCCCCTACGAAGGTCAAGAAGGGATTCTACTATCAAGTAGGTATATGCAGCAGTAGGTTCTGGGGTCAGCATAACCGAGTCACCAGCATGGCGACAAATGCATTggagaaattcaacaatatagctgcGGTTAGTCTCTTGCTTGCTCACCTCTACTTAACAGTTTCATTTCAAGTAATCTCTGTGCTTGGGCTATGGCTTGTATCCAATCTAACGATGTTCATCTTTCGTGGCTGAAGGAGGGCCACCTGTTTGAACTTCATATCATCTGTGCTGTCAATGAGTTCGTATCTGGTCCGGTGCCCAGCGAGGGTGAGAATGTTCGAGACTACAACCCATGGACTTTTCAAAAGTATTATCACACCCATATCAACTTTCTGGCAGTTAGCAAAGCCCGCCCATATGATCCTCCAACGCTCTTCTTTGCTGAATGTGGAAAACACGGTGCTGATACATGTTGGTGTGTCCCCGTGATTCCGCAGAAACCAGAAGCTGGTATGCTCTAGCCTTTGACCTTGCAATTTCCGTTTTGATATTTTCTGTCAAGTGGATTGAGCTATTTCCTTTCTCAATTTCGTAATCTGCATTGTTTTGTCGCCTATTTAATTCATATATATACCATCCTAACAGTACATGTGTGCTCTGGTCAATGCTTTCTTTATGCTCAAATGAAGAGTTCAGCTGCTAAGTACATGGTAGGTACTTTTCATGTTTAACTAGTAAGtctgcacgtgcaacgcacgttatTATCTTAGCAAGAAAATTTTTCATTACCATcttaatatatatgatttttgatCTTCCTTATATACTTCGAATTTTGAACAAATGATGGGCAGGAATTATGTTTGAAAAACAGTTTGtaacacaagacaatacaatgtgATAATCACACAGTCGTAAGGGGTGAAGAATGATTACCAGTATATCTACATCTCAGGACTAATAAGAAACAACGAAAATGTAGTCAAGATGGTCAACAAGCTAACCTTATTTTCCATTGAATCTTTGATATAATCACACCAATGCGAACCAATGACTTTGAGCTTTTCAAATGGACGCTTCTCCCTTAGTTCTTTATGTAATTTAATACCTGAATTGTTGCCTTTGCTACCAGCACATAGGAGCTGTTTAGATACCGAAGACTGGGGGAGTAACATCCTTCTCGATATGATTGCCATACTTCATACTTGTCATAACTTTGACATGTAATAGTTGATAGCTTTGCGAATCTGAGTTTGATGTTGAAGCAAACTTAAAATTAGCAAGACACACTGGTGTTCATTGAGATACTCTTTTCCTGGAAAACTTATTTTCATAATATCATTTGATGTCCACCTTATTTTTGAGAGGCGGATAGGCCCCACTGCTACATAGCAGTTTAATAAAAAAGGTTCAAGAGCAATTATGTAAGGGAGGGTGGATTAAACAGAACGCCTCCATTtgttgtgcttccttgtcttccaAGCTACATTTACATACATAGTACCGATAATGCTTCTGTCAACAGAAAACAACATAATGTTCAGCCGTGTTGCAGAGCAAACCTACACAAACATCCTGATGGCCGCAAGAAAAATTCCAGTAAAAACTGGCCTCAATGGTTGATATGTATTCTATTCTCCCTGCAACCAGAAAATCAACTGATCATGTCAGACACATTAGAGTGTTGTAAAAAAAGTGCATGAAAGGACTCATCATATATGCTTGAGCTAAAAGAAAGAAAGTGCATAAACACATTGACAGAAAAATACTAATCCACCGAACAAGGGACAAGGGAGGAATGAGGTTGACAGAGGACCACTCACCATTTGTTTCCTGGTAGATCCATGCACACACAAGGAAACGAAAAGAATGAATTTCACaggaaaaagaaataaacaaaTAAGAGAATCTAGAATAGTTGAAACAAAGAAAAAGGATATATGTGAACTTGGTCGTGTGGCAACACCACTAACCACCAAATTatcaaagaaaaaaaaatgataTTGTGATCTATACCTCAAACGCCTTGAACTTGTGAGTCATGACCCACACTGCCTGTTGGGTCTTCTGCTTCAATAAGATCGGTGACTAATCTTATTGGGTCTTCCACGGTACCAACACTTCCTAATACGTCTGTCTGCTTTCGATCTTTTTTATCTAGCTGCAAAGCCTCGTGCGTATGAGACGATCAGCACTTTGCTAATATGACGGCAATGAATTAGATGATCAAGATCGACACACCTGTGATCAGCACTTCCTAATAAGTTAAGCTAGTAGTACTGAATCAAAATATCTGAAAAGgctttatatttaggaatggagggagtacaatggcATGGTAGCATATCATTACAAAAATGCACCTGCCCACCTACAAAAAGAAATATCTACAGACTTAGTGCACATGGTAACATGGAGGCCTAGGAATGAAAATAGGGGGAGGGAGGGGGTCCATAGATGTAGGATTATTGTATCAATATATACTGTCCTCTCATGTTGAAAAAACAGCTGATGTGTTGTGATTAGGAGTGAAACGACAGTCCAACAGCCAATGCATAAAACTGTAGCAAATCATAAAAGATATGCTCGGATGCATATGCCCATATCTGGTTTTAGTCAGGAAAGCTGAGTGATACACGCACCGGGCATTCAAACAGGGAAAAGTGAGGCCAAACGTGTCATCTCTACAAAATTGTTACGGTTACACAATATCACTCTCAATCTTCATCGGTTAAAAAGGAGATGCGGTACCTGTCCACCCTGTGCTTCCTGCTCTTGAGCTTGGGCAACGCCACCATCCAGGAAGGAACCTCGCAGCCCGAAGATACCAGTATGTTGGCGATGTTCCACAGGAACGGCTTGTCCTCCTCCGTGAAGAACGTGATCGCCTCCCCCGATCTGCCTGCTCTTCCGGACTGTCCTACATATAACAGGGGAGTGGAGTTATTAGAATCTTATTGCAACAACTATGTCCAAGGGGGAAAGCCGGATATCTTTCGTACCTATTCTGTGAATGTAGGCAGACGCGGACTCAGGGAAATCATAGTTGATTACACACTTGACACCTTTGAAATCCATTCCCCGTGCAAGAACCTCTGTTGCTATTAGCACCCAGCTTTTTCCAGCTCTCAAGTTGTCAACAGCATCTTGACGCTAAAGTAAGGAAATACAGAATTCAGTCAGTGAGCCTGATGTCGACAGTACTAAACCAGTGAAAACGAAAACTACAGGAACAACTATCAAAATAAGTATCAATAAATTATGCAAAAGTAATACCTGCTCTTCAGTAAGGTCTCCATGGATTACATCAACTCTAATGTCGTCATATACCAGCTCTCTGTAGAGCTCTTTTGCCCTCTCTTTGCTTTGAACAAAGACCAATACCGGTGGATTCAGGGACTACAATTGAAGATAATACAACAACAGTAAGTTTCAAAACACACACCGAGACTCCTTTTTAGTAAGGACAAATGTGCAGTTCAACGTTTTAAATACTTTGCAAGCAGTCAGTTTACAGCTACGAGCAGCACAACATAGGGCTTAGTTTTGCTACTTATATGCGGGCATGCATTAAACTGCAATCTGCTGGTTTGGCATGACCAGTACAAACCAGTTCTAAACAACGAAATGCATGGAAACCAGGAGAAAGAACTCCGAGTGAAAAAATGTGCATAACGATCTTTCTGGATATACAGCAGACTGCAGCTAAGTGGTAACAAAGAAAAGTCACTTTTCGAAAATTGATTCAACATTAACAGAGTCACCATGAGATTTTGTCAGTACATGCACCTCTGAACTCCATCAATCGGTCCTGGTGGATTTGGTCCTGAACTGCACATCAGATGTTTCGCATTACACGTCTGCTTGCTCGCTCGGTCGTCAATGTAGCCGCGCAGGGCTGTTGAAACATCCAGCAAAATATCAACCACCAAAGCTCGTGAGCATTCGATTCAAGTATGAACAAAGGCTACATCACACGCATCATCACAGCTCCAATGTGGTGAAGTTTGTATCACAGAGATGAATAAAACCTGAAAGGCTGCATGGCCAAACAAAAACATGTTTTTCACAAATATCGATCAGACAAGAGCGCATTTGTTCATCTCTTGAACCACAAATACATAAACACATTGGGTTATGGGTCTCTGGGTCAAAACATGATTATGACAAACTGATGGATAAATAGTACGAACTGAAGATAATCTGGACACAGAAAGTGTTACTTATCCATCTTCTCTCAAATGTGAAAGAAAAAACCCAGAATGCATATGCTGTACCAGTGACAGGGATGGTGGCACAACAAATTGGGGGCTGACCTGTGAAACGAAGGANNNNNNNNNNNNNNNNNNNNNNNNNNNNNNNNNNNNNNNNNNNNNNNNNNNNNNNNNNNNNNNNNNNNNNNNNNNNNNNNNNNNNNNNNNNNNNNNNNNNNNNNNNNNNNNNNNNNNNNNNNNNNNNNNNNNNNNNNNNNNNNNNNNNNNNNNNNNNNNNNNNNNNNNNNNNNNNNNNNNNNNNNNNNNNNNNNNNNNNNNNNNNNNNNNNNNNNNNNNNNNNNNNNNNNNNNNNNNNNNNNNNNNNNNNNNNNNNNNNNNNNNNNNNNNNNNNNNNNNNNNNNNNNNNNNNNNNNNNNNNNNNNNNNNNNNNNNNNNNNNNNNNNNNNNNNNNNNNNNNNNNNNNNNNNNNNNNNNNNNNNNNNNNNNNNNNNNNNNNNNNNNNNNNNNNNNNNNNNNNNNNNNNNNNNNNNNNNNNNNNNNNNNNNNNNNNNNNNNNNNNNNNNNNNNNNNNNNNNNNNNNNNNNNNNNNNNNNNNNNNNNNNNNNNNNNNNNNNNNNNNNNNNNNNNNNNNNNNNNNNNNNNNNNNNNNNNNNNNNNNNNNNNNNNNNNNNNNNNNNNNNNNNNNNNNNNNNNNNNNNNNNNNNNNNNNNNNNNNNNNNNNNNNNNNNNNNNNNNNNNNNNNNNNNNNNNNNNNNNNNNNNNNNNNNNNNNNNNNNNNNNNNNNNNNNNNNNNNNNNNNNNNNNNNNNNNNNNNNNNNNNNNNNNNNNNNNNNNNNNNNNNNNNNNNNNNNNNNNNNNNNNNNNNNNNNNNNNNNNNNNNNNNNNNNNNNNNNAGGTCGTGCGGTCGTGTGCAGGCAGCGGTTTTTGTTTAACGACGGGCAGATTAGCGATCGATGGATTCTAGTGGCGTAATGCGTGGTTGGTAGTGTTAAACACCGGAGGATTAAGAGCCATTAGATGTTGATGATGGATGGATGTGGTTGTTTGGATCTgcctctctctttcttttatagtggtagtagattagGTCCATAGCTCAATGCAATGTCATCGCTGTACATGCAGTAGCCATTGTTTACCTAAATTTGCATGTTGTTGCCCCTTTTGTTATGATGCAAGTTCAGTTTATTGTGCTTTACCTTCTGCTTTTTTTAGTAACATAGCACTTAGTTGCTTAGATCCTAGTGATCTTTGATAAAAATTAGCTGTGATTCAGCTTAATGAAGTATGTTCTCATGTGCTTTTTTGTATGTACGGTAGAACAAGTCCGTTGCATTTACTGTGAGTATGAAGGAAACAGAATTGTTCATCCAGCCGTGGAGAGTTTCTTCGGGCGCAATGAATTTGAGAAGTTCTATGAATCTGGCACATCTTATACCAACGATAAGCTCATTGAAGATCATGAAATTGACGTAGATTGGGTGCATGGTGTGGAGGATGATGGCATATACCACCACTGCTACCCTGAtcctgatgatattgatgatgaagAACTATCTATTTGCTGAGTGTAGAGAGGGGGGTGGCAAAAGTGGCATGGCATCTTGTCATGATACTTTTCTTTCTTGTGATGATTGTTACAATGTAGTTCAAACAGACTATCATCCTCTTTTTTTTTTACTTAAACAAGGTCATCATACACTGTTGAACCTTAAAGATGGTGGTCGTCGTCCTCTAATCACATGAAACTCTAAATGCTCAGGTTTGTCCTAATTGTCGTCCTTCTCTGATCACAAGTTATGGAAATTAACGTGATCGAGTGTCCGCTGAATGCTCGGACTGTTTTTGATCGCCTATAATCATCTAAATACCATCCTAACAGTACCTGTGTGCTCTAGTCAATGCTTCCTTTACGCTTAAATAAAGGTATCCATGGTTTTGATCCATAGCTCACTGCAATGTCATCACTGTACATGCAGTTGCAATTGTTTCACCTAATCTTTGTATCTTATAAAGAATTTGCATTAAATCTATACATTGTTTACTGTAGCGTTTACTAGAGATCGGTTCACATTACTAGGATAATGGAATATCTTGATTTGAAACATTTTGTGGACACTGCTCACTTTGGTATATCTTTTGCTGTTGCACTTCGAGAAAACACCAGATCACTGTTTTAAATAGCGACCGACCATGATGGCCGTGTATTCTTTTCTTTAAGATGTTTATTTACATAGTGTCAAATGCCACGATTTAGCGGTTTAGCGGGCCTTCAAACAATATAAAGTCTTCACTGCAGACCGAAAAATGTTCTTTTTGGTAGCTCCTACTAATGGAAGTAGTAAGAGTACTAATGCTTGGTGAGCAATTATGATGGGTTGGGCCATGTTATTTCTACTGGGAGTCACTAAATTGTTATGTGCAAAGAACTGAATTGTAGTTTATAATAGAAATTGGTTTCTATAAATTGAAATGTTGTTAGTTATAACACTACTAGAACCTTGCTAGTATTACATTTTGTGGAATGAGATAAAATATAGACTTATTGCATGTTGTTGCCCCTTCAGTTATATATGATGCAAGTTCAATTTAGCGTGTTTTCCTTTCTGTTGTTTTAGTAACATAGCACTTGGTTGCTTAGATCCCATTGATCTTTGATAAGTATTACAAATTAGTTGTGATCCAGCTTAATGAAGTATGTTCTCATATGAAACAATATGCACTTTTTTTGTATGTACGGCAGAACAAGTCCGTTGCATTTACTGCGAGTTTGAAGGAAACCGAATTGTTCATCCAGCTGAGGAGAGTTTCTTCGAGCACAATGAATTTGAGAAGTTTTATGAATCAGGCACATCTTATACCAACGATAAGCTCATTGAAGATCATGAAATTGACGTAGATTGGGTGCATGGTGTGGAGGATGATGGcatatactacctccgtcctggtttattggtcctcattgtattccgtgctaaattttgaccataaatttatctAACAAAATGTCcatgcatgtcatcaaaaattatatcattgaaaactatgatcaaatacgaatccaacaatataatttttgttagtcaattttttggtcaaaatttagcacggaATACAATGGGgacaataaaccaggacggaggtagtaccgcCACTGCTACCCTGATCCTGATGATATTGATGAATGCTTTTCTTTCTTGTGATGAATTTGTTACAATGTAGTTCAAACAGGCTATTATGCTCTTATTTTGTATTATAAACAGGGCCATCATACCTTGTTGAACATTAACGATGATCGTCCTCCCATCACATGAAACTCTGAATGCCCATGTTTGTAATAATTGTCTTCCTTCTCCGGCTATGGAAATTAACGTGATCAAGTGTGTGCTGAATGCTCGGGCTGATTTTTTTATGAAATTCAGACTGTGTGTTCCGTGTCCTTTATTTCCTTGTGCGTTCTATTGTTGTATTTCCTTGTGCTAAGTGGAGGACCCTTATCGAAGGGCCATGTAAGGTGTCTCTCTTTGTTCTCGTGCGTGGCTTGGGTTGTTCTCTGATGATACTCTACAATTTCTGTTGTCCTTTTTCATGATTTTCATGGCTTACTGTGGTTCCAAACATTGGACAATGGTATCTGTTAGATCTTTGCGAATCTGATGCCTGCAATTATCACATTCCATTAGAGCATTAGCAAATATTGACAATTTTGCCattttcatttattatttttccgTGTGCGCCAACGATGAAAGCCCGAGGAAATTCTCAACAGAGCTACTAGAACTGAATATGTCATTTGGCAAGGCATTATTAAGGTAATTTAGCTTCGTTAAGTTTCCAGGGTGAGGGGGACTTACCTGCTAAAGATGCCTCGGGTTCTGTAATGATCCTATGACCTCGGGTACTCGCTCCATAAAAATCATCCCACCTAAGATGAAGCTGCTCCAGATGAGTGAAATGGGCCAAT
This genomic window contains:
- the LOC123157831 gene encoding uncharacterized protein; protein product: MTSKPVPALHQAASCDSDSRSSSSSSNGDGIRTFGPRDVKNQFHIYEIKDEIRVLLAKVDKIHGRLQLDEGLLLDKGFCFGLLDPATNILINSAISQACCAATPTKQVCPAAPPAVERRRRRGGEQDLDLNKLDGLVAFLTCLFPYLPDAEAWLYLDAAEADPFVASLHVIGRRGMREFNFSSETTEAAVEAALRWVEAAFACRGSFPLRAIAEEAARRHSPSRREALEGQWGIRSCPPAEKNLGTREEAAYRSKCQILCRTQGAASCPGAHEANAPCDDPWILPGGDGQAAHGRAAQSVSPEHDLGWLLLWSAVSNIIVNTIWCEQNFPQSKQFPLTMISTKLLWRIAAQSLYGLISFLCTRYRGLTPDLAMQRLLVAGADLRAADPRLSTTPSATGETRLNFSGCGQVLNIPDPSLTQCSAVEDSIPSASVPEAYTAAATAARHCHPLAHKEFLASLSGVSKPAEFDSEVSVDGLSESLSKVLHMRDGVPLSSQDLSLLCKILDRYPSSARQQRDLAPTKVKKGFYYQVGICSSRFWGQHNRVTSMATNALEKFNNIAAEGHLFELHIICAVNEFVSGPVPSEGENVRDYNPWTFQKYYHTHINFLAVSKARPYDPPTLFFAECGKHGADTCWCVPVIPQKPEAGML